A single region of the Nomia melanderi isolate GNS246 chromosome 12, iyNomMela1, whole genome shotgun sequence genome encodes:
- the LOC116431922 gene encoding uncharacterized protein LOC116431922 isoform X1: MDLVYVPEVLTYGFLRGQQYRDYEQPWNTNYFNDGRSQNHYQRLPQQHHDQKQLSKENCHLCRENKRRSLAAYIRGKSRRSSCKEIHEEEDEQDVREENDVNSDDQPSKVENESSKAGDSKEERKES, encoded by the exons ATGGATCTAGTCTACGTCCCCGAAGTCCTGACCTACGGCTTCCTCAGGGGTCAACAGTACAGGGACTACGAGCAGCCCTGGAATACAAACTATTTCAACGACG GCCGATCGCAGAATCATTATCAGCGGCTGCCGCAGCAACACCACGACCAGAAACAATTGTCGAAAGAGAATTGCCACCTGTGCCGAGAGAACAAAAGAAGAAGCCTCGCGGCTTACATAAGAGGCAAATCGCGGAGAAGTTCTTGCAAAGAGATCCACGAGGAAGAAGACGAGCAGGACGTTAGGGAGGAGAATGATGTAAATAGTGATGATCAGCCGtcgaaagtggaaaacgaaAGTTCAAAGGCCGGCGACTCGAAAGAGGAGCGTAAGGAGTCGTAA
- the Catsup gene encoding zinc transporter catecholamines up, translating to MATEDNQYNYTNKWISKIVFTIFLTLIVLNLPTLCQAHSHDKSPSFKYTKEANEVHMEHSIHHHQVVQDEHNKHVHQQKPVTSNKTQNVFLKAITSTLIISVVPLLILFFVPLDNTKEREPLLKILLSFASGGLLGDAFLHLIPHALVPHSNESKETHSHQHSHSHDDEESHHVHDMSVGLCVLLGIIMFLIVEKAVRLIKTDHTHSHVHSITENVSKEKKNNKNKNTDKCDVASKESKDLQNEMKITGYLNLAADFLHNFTDGLAIGASYLAGNNIGFITTIIILLHEIPHEIGDFAILIQSGCSKRKAMMLQVGTAVSAMLGTCVSLLAEGIDDLATMWILPFTAGGFIYIATVSVIPELLTDTKFGQSVLEIIALLSGVYMMVLIAKYE from the exons ATGGCGACAGAAGATAACCAatacaattatacaaataaatggatttcaaaaattgtatttacaatatttctgacACTTATAGTATTAAATTTGCCAACCCTTTGCCAAGCCCACAGTCATGATAAATCACCAAGTTTTAAGTACACAAAGGAAGCTAATGAAGTGCACATGGAACATTCAATACACCATCATCAAGTAGTTCAGGATGAGCACAATAAACATGTTCATCAACAGAAACCAGTTACATCCAACAAAACACAGAATGTGTTTCTTAAAGCTATTACATCCACTTTAATTATATCAGTGGTTCCActtcttattttattctttgttcctttagacaatacaaaagAACGTGAACCATTGCTAAAGATATTGTTAAGTTTCGCATCTGGTGGGCTGCTGGGagatgcatttttacatttaataccACATGCTTTGGTTCCTCACTCAAATGAGTCTAAAGAAACACATTCACACCAACATTCTCATAGCCATGATGACGAAGAATCCCATCATGTCCATGATATGTCCGTTGGTTTATGCGTATTATTAGGTATAATCATGTTTTTAATTGTGGAGAAAGCAGTAAGACTTATAAAAACTGATCATACTCACTCACATGTACATAGCATCACAGAAAATGtatcgaaagaaaagaaaaacaataaaaacaaaaatacagaTAAATGTGATGTAGCTTCTAAGGAATCTAAGGATCttcagaatgaaatgaaaattactgGATACTTAAACCTAGCTGCAgactttttacataattttacagaCGGCCTAGCTATTGGAGCCAGTTATTTAGCTGGCAACAATATTGGTTTTATTACcactattataattttgttacatgaaATACCTCATGAAATTGGAGATTTCGCTATTTTAATACAAAGTGGCTGTAGTAAGAGAAAA GCTATGATGCTTCAGGTTGGTACCGCAGTCAGTGCTATGTTAGGAACCTGTGTATCATTGCTTGCAGAAGGCATAG ATGATCTTGCAACTATGTGGATTCTTCCATTTACAGCTGGTggatttatttatattgcaacagtatctgtaataccagaACTTTTAACCGATACCAAATTTGGACAGTCTGTATTAGAAATTATTGCACTTCTCTCTGGTGTATATATGATGGTACTCATAGCAAAATATGAATAA
- the LOC116431922 gene encoding uncharacterized protein LOC116431922 isoform X2, with the protein MERSFGRNELFTPRTLRRSQNHYQRLPQQHHDQKQLSKENCHLCRENKRRSLAAYIRGKSRRSSCKEIHEEEDEQDVREENDVNSDDQPSKVENESSKAGDSKEERKES; encoded by the exons ATGGAACGCAGTTTCGGCCGTAACGAATTGTTTACACCGCGAACGTTGC GCCGATCGCAGAATCATTATCAGCGGCTGCCGCAGCAACACCACGACCAGAAACAATTGTCGAAAGAGAATTGCCACCTGTGCCGAGAGAACAAAAGAAGAAGCCTCGCGGCTTACATAAGAGGCAAATCGCGGAGAAGTTCTTGCAAAGAGATCCACGAGGAAGAAGACGAGCAGGACGTTAGGGAGGAGAATGATGTAAATAGTGATGATCAGCCGtcgaaagtggaaaacgaaAGTTCAAAGGCCGGCGACTCGAAAGAGGAGCGTAAGGAGTCGTAA
- the Ttc19 gene encoding tetratricopeptide repeat domain 19, whose product MMYCRNIIAHAFKHAQIFARSNLIITNIYRLNSRKNALIMCLPQIHEIQMNCNKFHEQRKTARTKFVVISGTFLFTLFGFGDDDDDEEKDAVLQLETTIKRSILLIQKKEYKKAEQMLHVALRQAQLLQHYDGITYVYDVMANLAFKLDQFNKAEKLFVSVLQRLMSKGMTEDDLAVVHISLKLANMYSRTGEIKKAENGFQFCLQQLQKHMAKDNENPDVLQLVGLASEWYGSLLLSESRYIDALKYLTEAYNIAIKILGEEDEQTVILLNDLGTVKCMMKEYDQAIEYITEAIKIGAELPDMIDIGSIYVNLGNVYLEKGLYKEAKKNCTEGKRLGKSQNHDKSVDVAEKCLERIKEIMSQQKSKNNN is encoded by the exons atgatgtATTGTCGAAACATAATAGCTCATGCTTTCAAACATGCTCAAATATTTGCAAgatctaatttaattattacaaatatttatcgattaaattcaaGGAAAAATGCCTTAATAATGTGTTTACCACAAATTCACGAAATACAAATGAATTGTAACAAATTTCATGAACAACGAAAGACGGCGCGAACGAAGTTTGTTGTAATTTCCGGTACCTTTTTGTTTACTCTGTTTGGTTtcggtgatgatgatgatgatgaagagaAAGATGCAGTTTTGCAATTAGAAACGACAATAAAACGATCGATTTTACTGATTCAG aagaaagaatataaaaaagcTGAACAAATGTTACATGTTGCTTTGCGACAAGCACAACTTTTACAACATTATGATGGTATAACGTATGTTTACGATGTAATGGCTAATCTTGCATTCAAGTTAGATCAATTTAACAAAgcagaaaaattatttgtatctGTTTTACAAAGATTAATGTCCAAAGGAATGACTGAAGATGATTTAGCAGTCGTTCATATTAGTCTTAAACTCGCTAACATGTATAGTAGAACAGGAGAAATAAA AAAAGCTGAAAATGGTTTCCAATTTTGCCTACAACAGTTACAAAAGCATATGGCTAAGGATAATGAAAATCCAGATGTTCTACAATTAGTGGGTTTAGCTTCAGAATGGTATGGTAGCTTGCTTCTTTCAGAATCACGATATATTGATGCTCTTAAGTACCTCACTGAAGCATATAATATAGCTATAAAAATTCTGGGTGAGGAAGATGAGCAAACTGTTATATTACTAAATGATTTGGGAACTGTAAAGTGTATGATGAAAGAGTATGATCAAGCTATTGAATATATAACTGAAGCAATAAAAATAG GAGCAGAATTACCAGATATGATTGACATAGGTTCTATTTATGTTAATTTGGGAAATGTATATCTTGAAAAAGGATTATATAAGGAAGCAAAAAAGAATTGTACAGAAGGAAAACGATTAGGAAAATCACAAAATCATGATAAATCTGTAGATGTAGCTGAAAAATGTCTTGAGAGGATAAAGGAAATAATGTCTCAgcagaaaagtaaaaataataattaa